A single window of Shewanella sp. Choline-02u-19 DNA harbors:
- a CDS encoding FAD-binding protein produces MSKLSNVWVFSDIASRLPEVIAGGVQLGEKVSAFVIGSEDEIATAYSLGATHVYYLGEKDANKIIEDYAETMAHAIANGDTHTLMLLGATKRGKALAAKLGVQLKAGVVNDASEVTVGEGVTAKHMVYGGLAIGEEKIVSPIALVTIGNGVFEAAEADTSKTGEAVSVSFIEPKSAIKCIERRAKQGESVDLGKAKRVIAIGSGIGKQENLQMVAELGAAIGAELGCSRPIAETEKWMERERYIGVSGVMLKPELYLALGISGQIQHMVGALGSQTILAVNKDKNAPIFQYADYGIVGDLNKVVPALISAFKS; encoded by the coding sequence ATGAGCAAACTGTCTAATGTATGGGTATTTAGTGATATCGCTTCCCGTTTACCTGAAGTTATCGCCGGCGGCGTTCAGCTAGGCGAAAAAGTGTCTGCTTTCGTGATTGGCTCTGAAGATGAAATCGCCACAGCATACTCATTGGGTGCAACCCATGTGTATTACCTGGGTGAAAAAGACGCCAACAAGATCATTGAAGATTATGCCGAAACGATGGCCCATGCGATCGCTAATGGCGATACGCACACCTTAATGCTGTTAGGTGCGACTAAACGCGGTAAAGCACTGGCTGCAAAATTAGGTGTCCAGCTTAAGGCTGGTGTGGTCAACGACGCTTCAGAAGTCACAGTCGGTGAAGGTGTCACGGCCAAGCATATGGTCTACGGCGGCCTAGCGATAGGTGAAGAGAAAATCGTATCACCCATCGCACTTGTGACTATCGGAAATGGCGTATTCGAAGCCGCCGAAGCTGACACTTCAAAAACGGGTGAAGCAGTTTCGGTTTCATTCATCGAACCTAAATCTGCTATCAAGTGCATCGAGCGCCGTGCTAAGCAAGGCGAAAGCGTGGACTTAGGTAAGGCAAAACGCGTTATTGCTATCGGTAGCGGTATTGGCAAACAAGAGAATCTGCAAATGGTTGCCGAACTCGGTGCTGCAATTGGTGCAGAACTGGGTTGTTCTCGCCCGATTGCCGAAACAGAAAAATGGATGGAACGTGAGCGTTACATCGGTGTTTCTGGGGTCATGCTAAAACCAGAACTTTATCTGGCTCTGGGTATTTCTGGACAGATACAGCATATGGTTGGCGCATTGGGTTCACAGACAATTCTTGCGGTAAACAAAGATAAAAACGCCCCCATTTTCCAGTATGCAGACTACGGAATTGTTGGCGACTTAAATAAGGTCGTACCAGCACTCATCAGCGCCTTTAAAAGCTAA
- the fixC gene encoding FAD-dependent oxidoreductase FixC yields the protein MSEDVFDAIIVGAGLAGCVAAYVLAKEGADVLVIERGNFAGSKNMTGGRLYAHSLEKIIPGFAKEAPVERKVTKEKVTFLTDDTGVTLDYHNGRAQTPVQESYTVLRGDFDQWLMGKAEEVGAQFISGIRVDELITKDGKVIGVKADGDELLAKSVILAEGVNPVLAEKLGMVKPKVNADVMAVGVKELIELPKEVIQDRFNLSDDEGAAWLFAGSPSNGLMGGGFIYTNKTTVSLGIVCGLHDIGSSDKTVPQMLEDFKNHSMIKPLIEGGKLLEYSGHVVPEAGFNMVPKLVDDGVLITGDAAGFCLNIGYTVRGMDLAIASGEAAAKAVLAARATGDFSAQGLSTYQTLLEDSFLMKDLKLYKNLPAFMETPRIFNQYPKMVADIMQSMFTVDGSESQPLRKTLMKHCKEVGYMNLIKDGIKGVTSI from the coding sequence ATGTCAGAAGATGTATTTGACGCGATTATCGTAGGTGCCGGGCTTGCTGGATGCGTTGCCGCTTATGTATTAGCAAAAGAGGGAGCTGATGTTCTCGTTATTGAACGCGGCAACTTTGCCGGAAGCAAAAACATGACAGGTGGCCGACTCTATGCGCATAGCCTAGAGAAAATTATTCCCGGTTTTGCTAAAGAAGCACCAGTAGAAAGAAAAGTCACTAAAGAAAAAGTCACCTTCTTGACCGATGATACCGGTGTCACCCTTGACTACCATAATGGCCGAGCACAAACACCAGTTCAAGAATCCTATACAGTTTTAAGAGGTGATTTTGACCAATGGTTGATGGGAAAAGCCGAAGAGGTGGGTGCCCAATTTATTAGCGGTATTCGTGTCGATGAGCTCATCACTAAAGATGGCAAAGTCATAGGCGTTAAAGCCGATGGTGATGAGTTGCTAGCCAAGTCAGTCATTCTAGCTGAAGGCGTTAATCCTGTGCTGGCTGAGAAATTAGGCATGGTAAAACCTAAGGTCAACGCTGACGTGATGGCCGTAGGGGTAAAAGAGCTGATTGAACTACCGAAAGAGGTTATTCAAGATAGATTTAACCTCTCTGACGATGAGGGTGCGGCATGGTTATTCGCCGGTTCGCCATCAAATGGTTTGATGGGTGGTGGCTTTATCTACACTAACAAAACCACTGTATCACTGGGTATCGTTTGCGGACTACACGACATTGGCAGTTCAGATAAAACGGTTCCGCAAATGTTGGAAGATTTCAAAAACCACTCAATGATTAAGCCATTGATTGAAGGCGGTAAGTTACTTGAGTATTCGGGTCATGTCGTACCGGAAGCTGGTTTTAATATGGTACCGAAACTGGTCGATGATGGCGTATTGATAACCGGAGATGCGGCGGGTTTTTGCTTAAACATTGGCTATACCGTTCGCGGTATGGATCTTGCCATCGCTTCTGGCGAAGCAGCAGCAAAAGCCGTTTTAGCGGCTCGTGCAACAGGTGATTTCAGCGCACAAGGCTTATCTACATATCAGACACTGCTAGAAGACAGCTTCCTGATGAAAGATCTGAAACTCTATAAGAACCTTCCCGCATTCATGGAAACACCACGGATCTTCAATCAGTATCCAAAGATGGTTGCCGACATTATGCAAAGCATGTTCACCGTAGATGGCAGCGAATCGCAACCACTACGCAAGACCCTCATGAAACATTGTAAAGAGGTGGGTTATATGAACCTGATCAAAGATGGCATTAAAGGAGTCACTTCAATATGA
- a CDS encoding 4Fe-4S dicluster domain-containing protein codes for MTESVNVDVKLGVNKFHVDEGHPHIILKDNPNMNEYRKLVNACPAGLYKLEDDGSIRFDSAGCLECGTCKFLCGDTILEKWEYPRGTFGIEYRYG; via the coding sequence ATGACCGAGTCAGTCAATGTAGACGTTAAACTGGGCGTCAATAAATTTCACGTAGATGAAGGTCATCCACATATTATCCTCAAAGATAATCCCAATATGAACGAGTATCGCAAGTTGGTAAACGCTTGCCCGGCTGGTTTATATAAACTCGAAGATGACGGGTCTATCCGTTTTGATTCTGCGGGTTGTCTGGAATGCGGTACCTGTAAGTTTCTTTGTGGCGATACTATTCTGGAAAAATGGGAATACCCTAGAGGTACATTTGGAATAGAATACCGCTATGGGTAA